Within the Streptomyces vilmorinianum genome, the region GGAACCGCTCCAGCTCGCGCGCCGAGAGTCCGTACCGGCCCCGGTACTCGCTGCCGTCGGCGAGCATGGCTCCGTACGGCCCGACCGATCCGGCGACCCACACCTGCTCCCGAGCCCCCTCCCCCGCGGCCCGGGCCAGCTCCACGCTCCGCGCGAGCAGCCGGGCCGTCTCCTCCCGGCCGATGCCGCGGCGGGCGAAGCCCTCGAAGGTCGCCTGATAGCCGGCGGTGATCAGCACCCGCGCCCCCGCTCGCACATACGCCGTGTGCGCCGCCTCGATCTGCTCGGGACCGTCGGCGAGCAGCCGGGCCGACCACAGCTCGTCCCGCAGATCGCAGCCCTGGGCCTCCAGCTGGTTGGAGAGCCCGCCGTCGAGGACGAGCACCTCCTCGTCGAGTGCCTCGGCGAGTGAACGCGCGCGTGTCATCGAGGTGCCCTTCCCTCAGACCAGCTGGGACTGGACCTGGGCGGAGATCAGCTCCAGGTGGTCCAGGTCGTCCAGGTCGAGGACCTGGAGGTAGATCCGGGACGACCCGATCGCCCCGTACCGGCCGATCTTGTCCACGACCTCGGCGGGCGAGCCGGCCAGCCCGTTCGCCTTCAGCTCCTCCACCTCCCGTCCGATGGCCGCCGCCCGGCGGGCCACCTCGGCGTCGTCCTTGCCGACACAGACCACCAGGGCGTTGGAGTACACCAGCTCGTCGGCCCGGCGGCCGGCGGCCTCGGCGGCGGCCCGGACGCGTCCGAACTGCCGCTCGCTGTCCTCCAGCGAGGCGAAGGGGATGTTGAACTCGTCGGCGAACCGCGCGGCGAGGCGTGGCGTACGGCTCGCACCGTGCCCGCCGATGAGCACCGGAATCTTGGACTGGGCCGGCTTGGGCAGCGCGGGCGAGTCGGCGAGCTGGTAGAACTCGCCCTCGTAGGAGAAGGTCTTGCCGACCTCGGTGCCCCACAGGCCCGTCACGATCGCCAGCTGCTCCTCGAGCCGGCCGAACTTCTCCTTCGGGAACGGAATCCCGTACGCCCGGTGCTCCTCCTCGAACCAGCCTGCCCCGAGGCCCAGTTCGACCCGCCCGCCGGACATCTGGTCGACCTGCGCGACCTGGATGGCCAGGACGCCGGGGAGGCGGAAGGTGCCGGCGGTCATCAGCGTGCCGAGCCGGATCCGGCTGGTCTCCCGGGCCAGGCCCGCCAGGGTGATCCACGCGTCCGTCGGCCCGGGCAGCCCGTCGGCGGATCCCATGCTGACGTAGTGGTCGGACCGGAAGAAGGCGTCGAAGCCGAGGTCCTCGGTGGCCTTGGCGACCGTGAGCAGGGTGTCGTAGCCGGCCCCTTGCTGGGGCTCGGTGAAGATTCGAAGATCCATACCTCCATCCTGCACCGTGGTGCGGTCGTCAACCTCTACGTCAGCGCCAGGTCCGCGCCTGCCCGGTCGGGTGAATATCCGGCCCCCTGGCGGGCCGCGTCCGGCCAGGCCAGTGACCGTGCCCGGGCACCCGTCGTTGGCTCGGGCGGAGCCGGACCGCCCGGCCCGCGTGCCGGCGGCCGCTGCCGGTGCGTCGTTCTCACGTGTGGCCCCTCCCCTGCGGGAAGGGCCTGGGCCGAGGAGGCCGCCATGTCCCAGGAAGCCGCGCCCGAACGGGCGATGCCCGAGCAGCCGGTCCAGCAGTCCGTGCCCGAGCAGAAGGGCGCCGGCGCCCCCAAGGGCCTGCTGCAGCAGATGGAGGAGCTGATGGCGGCGCTGACCGCCGACCTGTCGCAGCTCGACGCCGACCTTCAGTCC harbors:
- a CDS encoding LLM class F420-dependent oxidoreductase is translated as MDLRIFTEPQQGAGYDTLLTVAKATEDLGFDAFFRSDHYVSMGSADGLPGPTDAWITLAGLARETSRIRLGTLMTAGTFRLPGVLAIQVAQVDQMSGGRVELGLGAGWFEEEHRAYGIPFPKEKFGRLEEQLAIVTGLWGTEVGKTFSYEGEFYQLADSPALPKPAQSKIPVLIGGHGASRTPRLAARFADEFNIPFASLEDSERQFGRVRAAAEAAGRRADELVYSNALVVCVGKDDAEVARRAAAIGREVEELKANGLAGSPAEVVDKIGRYGAIGSSRIYLQVLDLDDLDHLELISAQVQSQLV